The proteins below are encoded in one region of Methanofollis aquaemaris:
- a CDS encoding amino acid-binding protein, whose protein sequence is MQVSMKIEVKDAPGQLVGALQPISEVGGNIMAVIHEWDPTLRPKTRIVQVVLEITDERLDDLIEILKARGVSILGIGEERLLMKRSVIMIGHIMHTDLSDTVGSIDQTGYAEVVEMHVTMPGINQRSSALLTISATNEENMERAMEGLRSVAREKDLLMVETMEEAA, encoded by the coding sequence TTGCAGGTTTCCATGAAGATCGAGGTGAAAGATGCCCCCGGGCAACTTGTGGGCGCCCTGCAGCCGATTTCTGAGGTCGGCGGGAACATTATGGCGGTGATCCATGAGTGGGATCCCACCCTGAGGCCGAAGACGCGTATCGTCCAGGTGGTCCTGGAGATCACCGACGAGCGCCTCGACGACCTCATCGAGATCCTCAAGGCGCGGGGGGTCTCGATCCTGGGGATCGGCGAGGAACGTCTCCTGATGAAACGGAGCGTCATCATGATCGGGCATATCATGCACACCGACCTCTCAGACACCGTCGGTTCGATCGATCAGACGGGGTATGCCGAGGTGGTGGAGATGCATGTGACCATGCCGGGGATCAACCAGCGTTCGTCGGCCCTCCTCACAATATCTGCAACCAACGAGGAAAATATGGAGCGTGCGATGGAGGGCCTCAGGTCGGTGGCCAGGGAGAAGGATCTGCTCATGGTCGAGACGATGGAGGAGGCCGCATGA
- a CDS encoding ABC transporter permease, which produces MNETFELPKIPLGDAVEALVEWIEINFAVILDWISDGLDWIISGIKFLLLLLPPPVFIVLTAVLVWFVTKRDTRLAIGSALGLLLIWDLHLWTLAMETLALVLASTLFALLIGIPTGIFAARSETVHKIVKPCLDFMQTMPAFVYLIPAVVFFGLGNVPGMIATVVFAMPPVVRLTALGIQQVPRELTELADAFGTTERQKLVKVQLPVALPTIMAGINQCIMMALSMVVIAAMIGAQGLGYKVLEGIQRLDIGLGFEGGLAIVIIAIILDRVTQSLAPGPIEQ; this is translated from the coding sequence ATGAACGAAACATTCGAACTCCCCAAGATCCCGCTCGGCGATGCGGTCGAGGCTCTTGTCGAGTGGATCGAGATCAACTTCGCCGTCATCCTGGACTGGATCAGCGACGGCCTGGACTGGATCATCAGCGGGATCAAATTCCTTCTCCTCCTCCTGCCGCCGCCGGTCTTCATCGTCCTGACGGCGGTGCTCGTCTGGTTTGTCACCAAACGCGACACCAGACTTGCCATCGGTTCGGCGCTCGGGCTTCTGCTCATCTGGGACCTGCACCTCTGGACTCTGGCGATGGAGACACTTGCTCTGGTCCTGGCGTCCACGCTCTTTGCGCTCCTCATCGGGATCCCGACCGGGATCTTTGCGGCGCGTTCAGAGACCGTGCACAAGATCGTCAAGCCGTGCCTCGACTTCATGCAGACGATGCCGGCCTTCGTCTACCTCATCCCCGCGGTGGTCTTCTTCGGCCTTGGCAACGTGCCCGGCATGATCGCCACCGTCGTCTTTGCGATGCCGCCGGTGGTCAGACTCACCGCCCTCGGGATCCAGCAGGTGCCCAGGGAACTGACCGAACTCGCCGACGCCTTCGGGACCACCGAGCGGCAGAAACTGGTCAAGGTGCAACTGCCGGTCGCCCTGCCGACGATCATGGCCGGCATCAACCAGTGCATCATGATGGCCCTCTCGATGGTGGTCATCGCCGCCATGATCGGGGCCCAGGGTCTCGGTTACAAGGTGCTGGAGGGGATCCAGCGTCTCGACATCGGCCTCGGCTTCGAGGGCGGGCTTGCGATCGTGATCATCGCGATCATCCTCGACCGGGTGACCCAGAGCCTGGCTCCCGGGCCCATCGAACAATAA
- a CDS encoding quaternary amine ABC transporter ATP-binding protein: MDQEMEKPKLVIKSLYKIFGKHPSDATALIKEGRSKEEILEKTGQTVGLRDVNLSVEEGEIFVVMGLSGSGKSTLLRCANRLIDPTSGEILIDDTDIASLDEDALRDVRRKKLGMVFQNFALLPHRSVIENVAFGLEVQGMPEEERIEKAKKTIEMVGLVGYEESMPDALSGGMKQRVGLARALASDPDILLMDEAFSALDPIIRSGMQDELLDLQNELNKTIIFVTHDLDEALKLGNRIALMKDGVVVQVGTPEEILTSPADEYVTSFVAGVDMTKVLTAEGVMKPPDPMVSIVSGPRVALKLMEDHGISTIFVVGKGRILKGLVTVEDAIAAARAKKTNLEEILITDTPVTSPDTPVRDLMGLVATSQYPVAVVDGCNRFKGVIVRGSLLAALDVGNGEEGEA, translated from the coding sequence ATGGATCAGGAGATGGAAAAACCCAAACTCGTTATCAAATCGCTGTATAAAATTTTCGGAAAACACCCCTCCGATGCAACCGCCCTCATCAAGGAAGGACGGTCCAAAGAAGAGATCCTGGAAAAGACCGGGCAGACCGTCGGTCTCAGGGACGTCAACCTCTCGGTTGAAGAGGGTGAAATTTTTGTGGTCATGGGCCTCTCGGGTTCAGGTAAGTCCACTCTTCTCAGATGTGCAAACCGGCTCATCGACCCGACGTCGGGTGAGATCCTCATCGACGACACCGACATCGCTTCTCTTGATGAGGACGCACTCAGAGATGTGAGACGGAAGAAACTGGGTATGGTCTTCCAGAACTTTGCCCTCCTCCCCCACCGCAGCGTCATCGAGAATGTCGCCTTCGGCCTGGAAGTCCAGGGGATGCCTGAGGAAGAACGGATCGAGAAGGCAAAGAAGACCATCGAGATGGTCGGACTTGTCGGATATGAGGAGAGCATGCCGGATGCCCTCTCTGGCGGGATGAAGCAGCGGGTCGGTCTGGCCCGCGCCCTTGCGAGCGACCCCGACATCCTCCTGATGGACGAAGCCTTCAGCGCCCTCGACCCCATTATCAGGAGCGGGATGCAGGACGAACTCCTCGACCTCCAGAACGAACTGAACAAGACGATTATCTTCGTGACCCACGACCTTGACGAGGCCCTCAAACTCGGGAACCGCATCGCCCTGATGAAGGACGGTGTCGTCGTCCAGGTCGGCACGCCCGAGGAGATCCTCACCTCGCCGGCCGACGAATATGTGACAAGTTTTGTCGCCGGGGTCGACATGACGAAGGTGCTCACCGCCGAGGGCGTCATGAAGCCACCCGACCCGATGGTCTCGATCGTCTCCGGTCCCAGGGTCGCCCTGAAACTGATGGAAGACCATGGGATTTCGACGATCTTTGTGGTCGGGAAGGGGAGGATCCTGAAGGGTCTGGTAACCGTCGAGGACGCCATCGCGGCGGCACGCGCAAAGAAGACAAACCTCGAGGAGATCCTGATCACCGACACCCCGGTCACGAGCCCTGACACCCCGGTCCGCGACCTGATGGGCCTGGTGGCCACGAGCCAGTACCCGGTTGCGGTCGTCGATGGGTGCAACCGGTTCAAGGGCGTCATTGTCAGGGGTTCGCTCCTTGCCGCCCTGGATGTTGGCAACGGTGAGGAGGGAGAAGCATGA
- a CDS encoding glycine betaine ABC transporter substrate-binding protein: protein MKQHNTIGMILCGFLAVALVLSAGCTATGDTGTQPSEQKSISIGYVLWDSEIASTNVLKQVFEQAGYDVTITAVDAAPLYQAVASGDVDCTVSAWLPRTQEAYMDEFGDRLDFVGKNLEGAKIGMVVPSYVTIDSIEEMNGVKDQFSGKIVGIDAGAGVMKTTEDAIEAYDLEYDLIYSSSAGMASALKKSVDRAEWVVVTGWTPHWMFARWDLKYLDDPKGVYGGEEYIGTLARKGLAGDDPEAYGILKRFHWTPEDMESVMLDIEDGMSHEDAAQKWIDAHPDQVNTWLGKA from the coding sequence ATGAAACAGCACAACACAATCGGAATGATCCTCTGCGGTTTCCTGGCCGTTGCACTCGTCCTCAGCGCCGGGTGCACCGCCACCGGGGACACAGGAACACAGCCTTCAGAACAGAAATCGATCTCCATCGGGTATGTCCTCTGGGACTCCGAGATCGCGAGCACCAACGTGCTCAAGCAGGTCTTCGAGCAGGCAGGGTATGACGTCACCATCACCGCCGTCGACGCCGCACCCCTCTACCAGGCCGTCGCCAGCGGCGACGTGGACTGCACCGTCTCGGCCTGGCTCCCCAGGACTCAGGAAGCCTATATGGACGAGTTCGGGGATCGGCTCGACTTTGTCGGGAAGAACCTCGAAGGTGCGAAGATCGGCATGGTCGTCCCGAGTTATGTGACCATCGATTCCATCGAGGAGATGAACGGGGTCAAGGACCAGTTCAGCGGGAAGATCGTCGGCATCGACGCGGGTGCCGGAGTCATGAAGACGACCGAGGACGCAATCGAGGCATATGATCTCGAGTACGATCTCATCTACAGTTCGAGCGCCGGCATGGCCTCGGCCCTGAAGAAGTCGGTCGATCGGGCCGAATGGGTCGTGGTCACCGGGTGGACGCCACACTGGATGTTCGCCCGCTGGGACCTGAAGTACCTCGATGACCCGAAGGGGGTCTACGGCGGCGAGGAGTACATCGGCACGCTGGCCAGGAAGGGCCTCGCCGGAGACGACCCCGAGGCCTACGGGATCCTGAAGCGCTTCCACTGGACTCCTGAAGACATGGAGTCGGTGATGCTTGATATCGAGGACGGTATGTCTCATGAAGACGCTGCACAGAAGTGGATCGACGCCCACCCGGACCAGGTTAACACCTGGCTGGGTAAGGCATAA